A window of the Natrinema salifodinae genome harbors these coding sequences:
- a CDS encoding HEAT repeat domain-containing protein translates to MDGDGGETVEPRGRGTTGTEFDLPSVLAQLDDTESKTQRTAVRRIRAAIDDRGTPAAAVPTVPKLRALLEQPSIDFRDEVAACLADLAAEAPADVAPSVDTIVIVAVEFTDGSDESSESDGAADVTRALLRCLAAVAADRPDVVADHTASIAVVLARGDGYDRRGLRALARVSRSHPTAVEPAASVLADALAADPDANGRLTLRALGRLAGSDATVPAFDFVEQAAALVEHDDAALRYDALGCLGDVARSEPTALEPVCAELEAALSSSDPDTRAIAAVTVTRLAAQCRRAIDPVRDRLVALLEDNQAHVRANACVALGQGRVDAAAPRLETLARVDPAPNVRDRAAWATEQLS, encoded by the coding sequence ATGGATGGGGACGGGGGCGAGACCGTCGAGCCCCGGGGTCGGGGGACCACCGGGACCGAGTTCGATCTACCGTCGGTTCTCGCGCAACTCGATGATACCGAATCGAAAACACAACGGACCGCGGTCCGCCGGATTCGCGCTGCGATCGACGACCGAGGGACGCCGGCGGCAGCCGTCCCGACGGTTCCGAAGCTCCGGGCGCTACTCGAGCAACCGTCGATCGACTTCCGCGACGAGGTCGCCGCCTGCCTCGCCGACCTGGCGGCCGAAGCGCCCGCCGACGTCGCGCCGTCGGTCGACACGATCGTCATCGTCGCCGTCGAGTTCACCGACGGGTCGGACGAATCGAGCGAATCGGACGGGGCGGCCGACGTCACGCGAGCGCTGCTGCGCTGTCTCGCCGCCGTCGCGGCGGACCGACCGGACGTCGTCGCCGACCACACCGCGTCGATCGCCGTCGTCCTGGCGCGCGGAGACGGCTACGATCGCCGGGGACTACGGGCCCTGGCGCGCGTCTCGAGATCACACCCCACAGCGGTCGAACCGGCGGCGTCGGTCCTCGCCGACGCGCTGGCCGCCGATCCGGACGCGAACGGACGACTGACCCTGCGCGCGCTCGGTCGCCTGGCCGGCTCCGATGCGACGGTGCCTGCGTTCGACTTCGTCGAGCAGGCTGCCGCGCTCGTCGAACACGACGACGCGGCGCTGCGCTACGACGCGCTCGGCTGTCTGGGCGACGTAGCCCGCTCCGAGCCGACCGCGCTCGAGCCGGTCTGTGCGGAGCTCGAGGCGGCGCTCTCGTCGTCCGATCCGGACACGCGGGCGATCGCCGCGGTCACGGTCACTCGCCTGGCCGCCCAATGCCGGCGCGCGATCGATCCCGTTCGGGACCGGCTGGTCGCGCTGCTCGAGGACAACCAGGCGCACGTGCGGGCGAACGCCTGCGTCGCGCTCGGCCAGGGACGCGTCGACGCGGCCGCCCCGCGTCTCGAGACGCTCGCGAGGGTGGATCCGGCGCCGAACGTGCGCGATCGCGCCGCGTGGGCGACG